TCCAGGCATATTATGCTATGTTCCATGGCGCGAGGGCTCTCCTGTACTCCAAGGGGTACCGGGAAAGGGGACATTACTGCACTGTCGTGGGTGTTGAAGAACTCTTCGGTAAGGCCGGACTCCTTGAGATGAAATGGGTGAGGGCCTTGAGGAACGCGATGAGCATGAGAGAAGACGCGGACTATGCCAGTGAGTTTTCAAAAGAAGGGGCCGAGGTCACCGTCAAGAACGCCGAGGGTTTTCTGGAGGAGGCGGAGAGGCTTCTGAAGAAAGGGAAATAAACTCCCCTCACCCTTCGACTTCCATGT
This genomic stretch from Thermodesulfobacteriota bacterium harbors:
- a CDS encoding HEPN domain-containing protein, yielding MNRDFKDCLDKKRLYKSEGATALAEKEFRSASDDLDNAGFSLSKKRYKWATIQAYYAMFHGARALLYSKGYRERGHYCTVVGVEELFGKAGLLEMKWVRALRNAMSMREDADYASEFSKEGAEVTVKNAEGFLEEAERLLKKGK